A genomic region of Raphanus sativus cultivar WK10039 chromosome 6, ASM80110v3, whole genome shotgun sequence contains the following coding sequences:
- the LOC108812007 gene encoding protein NETWORKED 1A isoform X1 produces the protein MATESRRLYSWWWDSHIPKNSKWIHQNLADMDSKVKAMIKLIEEDADSFARRAEMYYKKRPELMKLVEEFYRAYRALAERYDHATVELRHAHKTMAEAFPNQVPFDNMVEDSASSSCSEPRTPEKTPPGIQPFYDSDSAATSRRGLSQVSEYVGSSETEVESLKRALVELGAEKEALSLQYQLSLNKLSSLEKDLKDAQIDVNGLDERASKAEIESKILAEGLAKLEAERDAALFRYNQSMKKIADLEESYAHAQEDVKGLTNRATEAETEAESLKQEQSRLHSEKEAGLARYNQCIVMISTLEKKVKEAEENAQMLSDQSVKAEDEIKALRQELLKVNEVKDGLSLRYQQCLETISKLEREVFHAQENAKRLSSEVLAGAAKLKTVEDQCIVLESSNETLKLEADGLTHKLAAKDQELVQKQSELEKFQALIQDEHSRFLEIEASLRSLKSLHSQSQDEQKVLTSEIQRRVDMLRELETCNQKLEGEISSVKEENRNLSELSESSMISIETQKCEISILKEVKGKLEEEVARQMNQSSALLEEIHRLKDEINSLNKRYQTIMEQVKLAGLDPESLAFSVRTLQEENSKLTELWNHQRGDKDALTEKLREMDKILRNNVGLEKLLLESNTKLDGSREKTKDLQERCESLRGEKSEFNAERANLFSQLQIMTENMQKLLEKNSLLEASLSGANIELQCAREKSKCFEEFFQLLKNDKAELTKERESLISQLNSVKEKLGVLEKRFTELQGRYADLQRDKQYKNRQVEELRVSLATEKQERASYERSTDTRLADLQSNVSFLREECRSRKKEFEEELDRAVDAQVEIFILQKFIEDLEQKNFSLLIECQKYAEASAFSEKLITELESENLEQQMETEFLLHEIDNCRGAIYQVFKALKLEADDQKIAKERVPVSRILGGINELKRSLSSSECEKQRLVIENSVLLSLLGQFQSDGMKVESEKQNAEKDLETIVHRYGMLKKDRLELLEMNRQLKSELIDREKLEQDLRAELRTEHLKFETLHETYMALHQEYFNALDKNKTLDLTFSELKGEMCILQEENDAVLQEAVSLSSMSVVYKSFGFEKAEQVEAFAENLRSLQDVNRGLKQKVETLEEKLRGKELGSQKLNSKLEKLEENLEEANELTDLLKQQTSDKEELLKQKAMDLLEAEDMLKATHNANEELCQAVEELRKDCKESRQLRGNLEKRIFELSDFSGKQDEEITKLSSLKENLELEVELLHKEIQEHRVREEFLSSELQEKSNEFGLWDAEATSFYFDLQISAVREVLLENKVKELTGVCENLRDEAVTKTTEIKQIKETVGLLEYEVTELKNQLSDYDPVVASLAEDVKSLEQNALLLMKLPTLSDRCKEFLQDDEYPEAVVYQEPKGQSRTDQDNGIVLLQDMKTRIKIIEQAVVGEKKRLGKQRRRSSSHRSRDRRLFEEIELEDKFSGEIRHQPRSPAMTEARNGSLMKDIPLDHVASSPFYGRSRRASRGSSDQMLELWEESAEPELTIKSLMNNKTSKKPMIPRLHRRSRNPSIESEKAVDKLELSRNIEDNAKIMERLLSDSRRLASLRVSLRDLKSKLDLNEKPGRFTNPDFARVRKQLKETEEAILQLANTNEILSKEIEETGDARDIYRKVVMEKSRVGSEKIEQMQQEMHNIERTVLKLEDGAAKSKGKTKFSESRTVILLRDIIHKGGKRTARKKKNRFCGCMRSSAKED, from the exons ATGGCTACCGAGTCGAGGCGCTTATACTCGTGGTGGTGGGATAGTCACATCCCCAAAAACTCTAAATGGATCCACCAGAACCTTGCAG ATATGGATTCTAAGGTCAAAGCGATGATTAAACTCATCGAAGAAGACGCAGATTCCTTTGCGAGAAGGGCAGAGATGTACTACAAGAAACGTCCGGAGCTTATGAAACTGGTTGAAGAATTCTACAGAGCTTACCGTGCGTTAGCAGAGAGGTACGATCACGCCACCGTGGAGCTTCGCCACGCGCACAAGACCATGGCCGAGGCGTTTCCTAACCAAGTGCCGTTCGACAACATGGTTGAAGattctgcttcttcctcttgtTCTGAGCCACGTACGCCTGAGAAAACGCCGCCTGGAATCCAGCCGTTTTATGACTCGGACAGTGCCGCCACGAGTAGGAGAGGGTTAAGTCAGGTGTCTGAGTACGTTGGTAGTTCCGAAACAGAAGTTGAAAGTTTGAAGAGAGCGTTGGTGGAGCTTGGGGCTGAGAAGGAAGCCTTGAGTCTTCAGTATCAGCTGAGTTTGAACAAACTATCCAGTCTAGAGAAAGACCTTAAAGATGCGCAGATTGATGTTAATGGTCTTGATGAACGTGCTAGCAAAGCTGAGATTGAGAGTAAGATACTTGCAGAAGGCCTTGCAAAGCTTGAAGCCGAGAGGGATGCTGCGCTTTTCCGTTATAATCAATCCATGAAGAAGATAGCTGATCTGGAGGAATCATATGCTCATGCTCAGGAAGATGTGAAGGGGCTCACCAACCGAGCAACTGAAGCAGAGACAGAAGCGGAGAGTCTCAAGCAAGAGCAAAGTAGATTGCACTCCGAGAAGGAGGCTGGCTTAGCCAGATATAATCAATGCATTGTGATGATATCTACTCTAGAGAAGAAGGTTAAAGAGGCTGAGGAGAATGCTCAGATGCTTAGCGATCAATCTGTGAAAGCAGAAGATGAGATTAAAGCATTGAGACAAGAACTTCTGAAGGTAAATGAAGTGAAGGACGGTTTGAGTCTTCGGTACCAGCAGTGTTTGGAAACTATATCCAAGCTAGAGAGAGAAGTTTTTCACGCTCAAGAGAATGCCAAAAGACTGAGTAGCGAAGTTCTGGCTGGAGCTGCAAAACTGAAGACTGTAGAGGACCAGTGTATTGTTTTGGAGAGCTCAAATGAAACTTTAAAGCTAGAAGCAGACGGTCTAACACACAAATTAGCAGCAAAGGATCAAGAACTTGTCCAGAAGCAAAGCGAGCTTGAGAAGTTTCAAGCTCTGATCCAAGATGAGCACTCTCGGTTCTTGGAAATCGAAGCCAGCCTTAGGAGTTTGAAAAGTTTGCATTCTCAGTCTCAAGATGAACAAAAGGTTCTCACTTCTGAAATCCAAAGAAGGGTTGACATGTTGAGGGAGTTAGAGACTTGTAATCAGAAGTTAGAAGGCGAGATCAGCTCAGTTAAAGAAGAAAACCGAAACTTAAGCGAACTAAGTGAATCTTCTATGATCTCCATAGAGACTCAGAAATGCGAGATTTCCATCTTGAAAGAGGTGAAAGGAAAACTGGAGGAAGAGGTTGCTAGACAAATGAACCAAAGCAGTGCCCTTCTAGAAGAGATCCATCGTCTGAAGGATGAAATAAACAGCTTGAACAAAAGGTATCAAACAATAATGGAGCAAGTGAAACTCGCAGGATTGGATCCTGAATCCCTTGCCTTCTCTGTGAGGACTCTACAAGAGGAGAACTCAAAGCTGACTGAGTTGTGGAACCACCAGAGAGgtgataaagatgctcttacgGAGAAGCTGCGTGAAATGGATAAGATTCTTAGAAACAATGTTGGTCTAGAGAAACTGCTGCTGGAATCAAACACCAAGCTGGATGGTTCTAGGGAGAAGACAAAGGATCTGCAAGAAAGATGCGAGTCTTTACGAGGAGAGAAATCTGAGTTTAATGCCGAGAGAGCTAACCTGTTTTCTCAGTTGCAAATCATGACTGAGAATATGCAGAAGCTCTTGGAAAAAAACTCATTACTGGAGGCATCACTTTCTGGTGCAAACATTGAGCTTCAGTGTGCAAGGGAGAAGTCAAAATGCTTTGAAGAATTCTTCCAGTTGCTCAAAAACGATAAGGCAGAGCTTACAAAGGAGAGAGAATCTCTCATCTCTCAGTTAAATAGTGTTAAGGAAAAGCTAGGAGTTCTGGAGAAGAGATTCACAGAGTTGCAAGGAAGATACGCTGATCTACAGAGAGATAAACAGTACAAAAATCGTCAAGTGGAAGAGCTAAGAGTCTCACTTGCCACTGAGAAGCAAGAGCGTGCTAGTTACGAAAGGTCGACTGACACAAGATTGGCAGATCTTCAGAGCAACGTGAGCTTTCTTCGAGAAGAGTGTCGCTCTAGGAAAAAGGAGTTTGAAGAAGAGCTTGACAGAGCAGTAGACGCTCAAGTCGAGATCTTCATCCTGCAAAAGTTTATAGAAGACTTGGAGCAGAAGAACTTTTCCCTCCTGATTGAGTGCCAGAAATATGCAGAGGCATCAGCATTTTCAGAGAAACTCATTACTGAGCTTGAAAGCGAGAATCTTGAGCAACAGATGGAAACAGAGTTCTTGCTGCATGAGATTGATAACTGCCGGGGTGCAATCTATCAAGTGTTTAAGGCACTTAAACTTGAAGCAGATGACCAGAAGATTGCAAAAGAGCGAGTTCCAGTTTCACGAATCTTGGGTGGAATCAATGAACTTAAACGTTCACTTTCCAGCTCTGAATGTGAGAAGCAACGGCTTGTAATTGAGAACTCTGTGCTCTTATCTCTACTTGGACAGTTCCAATCAGATGGCATGAAAGTGGAATCAGAGAAACAAAACGCAGAGAAAGATCTGGAGACGATAGTACACCGCTATGGAATGCTGAAGAAGGACAGGCTTGAGCTATTGGAGATGAACCGGCAGTTGAAATCAGAACTGATCGACAGAGAGAAGCTGGAGCAAGATCTAAGAGCTGAACTACGAACTGAGCATTTAAAGTTTGAGACTTTGCATGAGACATACATGGCTTTGCATCAAGAATACTTCAATGCTcttgacaaaaacaaaactttggATCTAACATTCTCAGAGCTTAAAGGTGAAATGTGTATACTACAGGAAGAGAACGATGCAGTTCTTCAGGAAGCTGTTTCCTTGAGCAGCATGTCTGTGGTTTACAAGTCATTTGGGTTTGAAAAGGCTGAGCAGGTTGAAGCTTTTGCTGAAAACTTGAGAAGCTTACAAGATGTTAATAGGGGCCTGAAGCAGAAGGTTGAGACATTGGAGGAGAAGTTAAGAGGCAAAGAGTTGGGCAGTCAGAAGCTTAACAGCAAGCTTGAAAAGTTAGAGGAAAACCTCGAAGAAGCCAATGAGCTAACCGATCTTTTAAAACAACAGACTTCAGATAAAGAAGAACTCTTGAAACAGAAGGCGATGGACCTACTAGAAGCAGAAGACATGCTCAAGGCTACACATAATGCAAATGAGGAACTGTGCCAAGCAGTTGAAGAGCTGAGGAAAGACTGTAAAGAATCAAGACAGCTGAGAGGAAATTTAGAGAAGCGTATTTTTGAACTGTCTGACTTTAGTGGTAAACAAGATGAAGAGATTACAAAGCTTAGCAGTTTGAAGGAGAATCTGGAGTTGGAGGTAGAGTTGTTACACAAGGAAATCCAAGAACATCGAGTTCGAGAAGAGTTCCTGAGTTCGGAGCTGCAGGAGAAAAGCAACGAGTTTGGACTTTGGGATGCGGAAGCAACATCGTTCTACTTTGATCTACAGATCTCAGCTGTCCGTGAAGTCTTGCTTGAGAACAAAGTTAAGGAACTCACGGGAGTTTGTGAAAACCTCAGAGATGAAGCTGTTACAAAGACCACAGAGATAAAACAGATAAAAGAAACAGTTGGGCTCTTGGAATATGAAGTGACTGAGCTGAAGAATCAATTGTCTGACTATGATCCTGTGGTAGCGTCTCTAGCAGAAGATGTAAAATCCCTAGAGCAAAATGCCCTGCTGTTGATGAAACTCCCGACACTATCTGATCGTTGCAAAGAG TTTCTTCAGGATGATGAGTATCCAGAAGCGGTAGTCTATCAAGAACCTAAAGGGCAGAGCAGGACCGACCAAGACAATGGAATTGTGCTGTTGCAGGATATGAAAACAAGAATTAAAATCATCGAGCAAGCAGTTGTTGGGGAAAAGAAGAGGCTTGGGAAGCAGAGAAGACGAAGCTCTTCGCACAGAAGCAGAGACCGCAGGCTGTTTGAAGAGATTGAACTTGAAGACAAATTCTCGGGTGAAATCAGACACCAGCCTAGATCACCTGCAATGACTGAAGCTAGAAATGGTTCATTGATGAAAGACATCCCCCTTGATCATGTTGCAAGCTCTCCCTTCTATGGAAGGAGCCGGAGAGCTAGTCGTGGTTCCAGTGACCAGATGCTTGAGTTATGGGAAGAATCTGCTGAACCAGAGTTGACCATCAAGTCTCTGATGAACAATAAAACCTCAAAAAAGCCTATGATCCCCCGTCTTCATCGCAGAAGCAGGAATCCGTCTATTGAATCTGAGAAAGCGGTTGACAAGTTAGAGTTATCTAGAAACATTGAGGACAATGCAAAGATCATGGAGAGACTTTTGTCTGATTCTAGAAGATTGGCAAGCCTTAGAGTCAGTCTAAGAGATCTGAAAAGCAAGCTGGATCTGAACGAGAAACCAGGCAGGTTCACTAACCCCGATTTCGCTAGAGTGAGGAAACAGCtgaaagaaacagaagaagccATCCTTCAGCTTGCGAACACAAACGAGATTCTTTCCAAGGAAATTGAGGAGACAGGAGACGCCAGAGATATCTACAGAAAGGTGGTTATGGAGAAGTCAAGAGTTGGTTCCGAGAAGATAGAGCAGATGCAGCAAGAAATGCACAACATTGAGCGAACAGTGCTGAAGCTTGAAGACGGAGCAGCCAAAAGTAAAGGAAAGACAAAGTTCTCAGAGAGTAGGACAGTGATACTCTTGAGAGACATTATCCACAAGGGTGGGAAAAGGACTgcaagaaagaagaaaaaccgTTTCTGTGGATGCATGAGATCTTCGGCTAAGGAAGACTAG
- the LOC108812007 gene encoding protein NETWORKED 1A isoform X2, producing the protein MATESRRLYSWWWDSHIPKNSKWIHQNLADMDSKVKAMIKLIEEDADSFARRAEMYYKKRPELMKLVEEFYRAYRALAERYDHATVELRHAHKTMAEAFPNQVPFDNMVEDSASSSCSEPRTPEKTPPGIQPFYDSDSAATSRRGLSQVSEYVGSSETEVESLKRALVELGAEKEALSLQYQLSLNKLSSLEKDLKDAQIDVNGLDERASKAEIESKILAEGLAKLEAERDAALFRYNQSMKKIADLEESYAHAQEDVKGLTNRATEAETEAESLKQEQSRLHSEKEAGLARYNQCIVMISTLEKKVKEAEENAQMLSDQSVKAEDEIKALRQELLKVNEVKDGLSLRYQQCLETISKLEREVFHAQENAKRLSSEVLAGAAKLKTVEDQCIVLESSNETLKLEADGLTHKLAAKDQELVQKQSELEKFQALIQDEHSRFLEIEASLRSLKSLHSQSQDEQKVLTSEIQRRVDMLRELETCNQKLEGEISSVKEENRNLSELSESSMISIETQKCEISILKEVKGKLEEEVARQMNQSSALLEEIHRLKDEINSLNKRYQTIMEQVKLAGLDPESLAFSVRTLQEENSKLTELWNHQRGDKDALTEKLREMDKILRNNVGLEKLLLESNTKLDGSREKTKDLQERCESLRGEKSEFNAERANLFSQLQIMTENMQKLLEKNSLLEASLSGANIELQCAREKSKCFEEFFQLLKNDKAELTKERESLISQLNSVKEKLGVLEKRFTELQGRYADLQRDKQYKNRQVEELRVSLATEKQERASYERSTDTRLADLQSNVSFLREECRSRKKEFEEELDRAVDAQVEIFILQKFIEDLEQKNFSLLIECQKYAEASAFSEKLITELESENLEQQMETEFLLHEIDNCRGAIYQVFKALKLEADDQKIAKERVPVSRILGGINELKRSLSSSECEKQRLVIENSVLLSLLGQFQSDGMKVESEKQNAEKDLETIVHRYGMLKKDRLELLEMNRQLKSELIDREKLEQDLRAELRTEHLKFETLHETYMALHQEYFNALDKNKTLDLTFSELKGEMCILQEENDAVLQEAVSLSSMSVVYKSFGFEKAEQVEAFAENLRSLQDVNRGLKQKVETLEEKLRGKELGSQKLNSKLEKLEENLEEANELTDLLKQQTSDKEELLKQKAMDLLEAEDMLKATHNANEELCQAVEELRKDCKESRQLRGNLEKRIFELSDFSGKQDEEITKLSSLKENLELEVELLHKEIQEHRVREEFLSSELQEKSNEFGLWDAEATSFYFDLQISAVREVLLENKVKELTGVCENLRDEAVTKTTEIKQIKETVGLLEYEVTELKNQLSDYDPVVASLAEDVKSLEQNALLLMKLPTLSDRCKEDDEYPEAVVYQEPKGQSRTDQDNGIVLLQDMKTRIKIIEQAVVGEKKRLGKQRRRSSSHRSRDRRLFEEIELEDKFSGEIRHQPRSPAMTEARNGSLMKDIPLDHVASSPFYGRSRRASRGSSDQMLELWEESAEPELTIKSLMNNKTSKKPMIPRLHRRSRNPSIESEKAVDKLELSRNIEDNAKIMERLLSDSRRLASLRVSLRDLKSKLDLNEKPGRFTNPDFARVRKQLKETEEAILQLANTNEILSKEIEETGDARDIYRKVVMEKSRVGSEKIEQMQQEMHNIERTVLKLEDGAAKSKGKTKFSESRTVILLRDIIHKGGKRTARKKKNRFCGCMRSSAKED; encoded by the exons ATGGCTACCGAGTCGAGGCGCTTATACTCGTGGTGGTGGGATAGTCACATCCCCAAAAACTCTAAATGGATCCACCAGAACCTTGCAG ATATGGATTCTAAGGTCAAAGCGATGATTAAACTCATCGAAGAAGACGCAGATTCCTTTGCGAGAAGGGCAGAGATGTACTACAAGAAACGTCCGGAGCTTATGAAACTGGTTGAAGAATTCTACAGAGCTTACCGTGCGTTAGCAGAGAGGTACGATCACGCCACCGTGGAGCTTCGCCACGCGCACAAGACCATGGCCGAGGCGTTTCCTAACCAAGTGCCGTTCGACAACATGGTTGAAGattctgcttcttcctcttgtTCTGAGCCACGTACGCCTGAGAAAACGCCGCCTGGAATCCAGCCGTTTTATGACTCGGACAGTGCCGCCACGAGTAGGAGAGGGTTAAGTCAGGTGTCTGAGTACGTTGGTAGTTCCGAAACAGAAGTTGAAAGTTTGAAGAGAGCGTTGGTGGAGCTTGGGGCTGAGAAGGAAGCCTTGAGTCTTCAGTATCAGCTGAGTTTGAACAAACTATCCAGTCTAGAGAAAGACCTTAAAGATGCGCAGATTGATGTTAATGGTCTTGATGAACGTGCTAGCAAAGCTGAGATTGAGAGTAAGATACTTGCAGAAGGCCTTGCAAAGCTTGAAGCCGAGAGGGATGCTGCGCTTTTCCGTTATAATCAATCCATGAAGAAGATAGCTGATCTGGAGGAATCATATGCTCATGCTCAGGAAGATGTGAAGGGGCTCACCAACCGAGCAACTGAAGCAGAGACAGAAGCGGAGAGTCTCAAGCAAGAGCAAAGTAGATTGCACTCCGAGAAGGAGGCTGGCTTAGCCAGATATAATCAATGCATTGTGATGATATCTACTCTAGAGAAGAAGGTTAAAGAGGCTGAGGAGAATGCTCAGATGCTTAGCGATCAATCTGTGAAAGCAGAAGATGAGATTAAAGCATTGAGACAAGAACTTCTGAAGGTAAATGAAGTGAAGGACGGTTTGAGTCTTCGGTACCAGCAGTGTTTGGAAACTATATCCAAGCTAGAGAGAGAAGTTTTTCACGCTCAAGAGAATGCCAAAAGACTGAGTAGCGAAGTTCTGGCTGGAGCTGCAAAACTGAAGACTGTAGAGGACCAGTGTATTGTTTTGGAGAGCTCAAATGAAACTTTAAAGCTAGAAGCAGACGGTCTAACACACAAATTAGCAGCAAAGGATCAAGAACTTGTCCAGAAGCAAAGCGAGCTTGAGAAGTTTCAAGCTCTGATCCAAGATGAGCACTCTCGGTTCTTGGAAATCGAAGCCAGCCTTAGGAGTTTGAAAAGTTTGCATTCTCAGTCTCAAGATGAACAAAAGGTTCTCACTTCTGAAATCCAAAGAAGGGTTGACATGTTGAGGGAGTTAGAGACTTGTAATCAGAAGTTAGAAGGCGAGATCAGCTCAGTTAAAGAAGAAAACCGAAACTTAAGCGAACTAAGTGAATCTTCTATGATCTCCATAGAGACTCAGAAATGCGAGATTTCCATCTTGAAAGAGGTGAAAGGAAAACTGGAGGAAGAGGTTGCTAGACAAATGAACCAAAGCAGTGCCCTTCTAGAAGAGATCCATCGTCTGAAGGATGAAATAAACAGCTTGAACAAAAGGTATCAAACAATAATGGAGCAAGTGAAACTCGCAGGATTGGATCCTGAATCCCTTGCCTTCTCTGTGAGGACTCTACAAGAGGAGAACTCAAAGCTGACTGAGTTGTGGAACCACCAGAGAGgtgataaagatgctcttacgGAGAAGCTGCGTGAAATGGATAAGATTCTTAGAAACAATGTTGGTCTAGAGAAACTGCTGCTGGAATCAAACACCAAGCTGGATGGTTCTAGGGAGAAGACAAAGGATCTGCAAGAAAGATGCGAGTCTTTACGAGGAGAGAAATCTGAGTTTAATGCCGAGAGAGCTAACCTGTTTTCTCAGTTGCAAATCATGACTGAGAATATGCAGAAGCTCTTGGAAAAAAACTCATTACTGGAGGCATCACTTTCTGGTGCAAACATTGAGCTTCAGTGTGCAAGGGAGAAGTCAAAATGCTTTGAAGAATTCTTCCAGTTGCTCAAAAACGATAAGGCAGAGCTTACAAAGGAGAGAGAATCTCTCATCTCTCAGTTAAATAGTGTTAAGGAAAAGCTAGGAGTTCTGGAGAAGAGATTCACAGAGTTGCAAGGAAGATACGCTGATCTACAGAGAGATAAACAGTACAAAAATCGTCAAGTGGAAGAGCTAAGAGTCTCACTTGCCACTGAGAAGCAAGAGCGTGCTAGTTACGAAAGGTCGACTGACACAAGATTGGCAGATCTTCAGAGCAACGTGAGCTTTCTTCGAGAAGAGTGTCGCTCTAGGAAAAAGGAGTTTGAAGAAGAGCTTGACAGAGCAGTAGACGCTCAAGTCGAGATCTTCATCCTGCAAAAGTTTATAGAAGACTTGGAGCAGAAGAACTTTTCCCTCCTGATTGAGTGCCAGAAATATGCAGAGGCATCAGCATTTTCAGAGAAACTCATTACTGAGCTTGAAAGCGAGAATCTTGAGCAACAGATGGAAACAGAGTTCTTGCTGCATGAGATTGATAACTGCCGGGGTGCAATCTATCAAGTGTTTAAGGCACTTAAACTTGAAGCAGATGACCAGAAGATTGCAAAAGAGCGAGTTCCAGTTTCACGAATCTTGGGTGGAATCAATGAACTTAAACGTTCACTTTCCAGCTCTGAATGTGAGAAGCAACGGCTTGTAATTGAGAACTCTGTGCTCTTATCTCTACTTGGACAGTTCCAATCAGATGGCATGAAAGTGGAATCAGAGAAACAAAACGCAGAGAAAGATCTGGAGACGATAGTACACCGCTATGGAATGCTGAAGAAGGACAGGCTTGAGCTATTGGAGATGAACCGGCAGTTGAAATCAGAACTGATCGACAGAGAGAAGCTGGAGCAAGATCTAAGAGCTGAACTACGAACTGAGCATTTAAAGTTTGAGACTTTGCATGAGACATACATGGCTTTGCATCAAGAATACTTCAATGCTcttgacaaaaacaaaactttggATCTAACATTCTCAGAGCTTAAAGGTGAAATGTGTATACTACAGGAAGAGAACGATGCAGTTCTTCAGGAAGCTGTTTCCTTGAGCAGCATGTCTGTGGTTTACAAGTCATTTGGGTTTGAAAAGGCTGAGCAGGTTGAAGCTTTTGCTGAAAACTTGAGAAGCTTACAAGATGTTAATAGGGGCCTGAAGCAGAAGGTTGAGACATTGGAGGAGAAGTTAAGAGGCAAAGAGTTGGGCAGTCAGAAGCTTAACAGCAAGCTTGAAAAGTTAGAGGAAAACCTCGAAGAAGCCAATGAGCTAACCGATCTTTTAAAACAACAGACTTCAGATAAAGAAGAACTCTTGAAACAGAAGGCGATGGACCTACTAGAAGCAGAAGACATGCTCAAGGCTACACATAATGCAAATGAGGAACTGTGCCAAGCAGTTGAAGAGCTGAGGAAAGACTGTAAAGAATCAAGACAGCTGAGAGGAAATTTAGAGAAGCGTATTTTTGAACTGTCTGACTTTAGTGGTAAACAAGATGAAGAGATTACAAAGCTTAGCAGTTTGAAGGAGAATCTGGAGTTGGAGGTAGAGTTGTTACACAAGGAAATCCAAGAACATCGAGTTCGAGAAGAGTTCCTGAGTTCGGAGCTGCAGGAGAAAAGCAACGAGTTTGGACTTTGGGATGCGGAAGCAACATCGTTCTACTTTGATCTACAGATCTCAGCTGTCCGTGAAGTCTTGCTTGAGAACAAAGTTAAGGAACTCACGGGAGTTTGTGAAAACCTCAGAGATGAAGCTGTTACAAAGACCACAGAGATAAAACAGATAAAAGAAACAGTTGGGCTCTTGGAATATGAAGTGACTGAGCTGAAGAATCAATTGTCTGACTATGATCCTGTGGTAGCGTCTCTAGCAGAAGATGTAAAATCCCTAGAGCAAAATGCCCTGCTGTTGATGAAACTCCCGACACTATCTGATCGTTGCAAAGAG GATGATGAGTATCCAGAAGCGGTAGTCTATCAAGAACCTAAAGGGCAGAGCAGGACCGACCAAGACAATGGAATTGTGCTGTTGCAGGATATGAAAACAAGAATTAAAATCATCGAGCAAGCAGTTGTTGGGGAAAAGAAGAGGCTTGGGAAGCAGAGAAGACGAAGCTCTTCGCACAGAAGCAGAGACCGCAGGCTGTTTGAAGAGATTGAACTTGAAGACAAATTCTCGGGTGAAATCAGACACCAGCCTAGATCACCTGCAATGACTGAAGCTAGAAATGGTTCATTGATGAAAGACATCCCCCTTGATCATGTTGCAAGCTCTCCCTTCTATGGAAGGAGCCGGAGAGCTAGTCGTGGTTCCAGTGACCAGATGCTTGAGTTATGGGAAGAATCTGCTGAACCAGAGTTGACCATCAAGTCTCTGATGAACAATAAAACCTCAAAAAAGCCTATGATCCCCCGTCTTCATCGCAGAAGCAGGAATCCGTCTATTGAATCTGAGAAAGCGGTTGACAAGTTAGAGTTATCTAGAAACATTGAGGACAATGCAAAGATCATGGAGAGACTTTTGTCTGATTCTAGAAGATTGGCAAGCCTTAGAGTCAGTCTAAGAGATCTGAAAAGCAAGCTGGATCTGAACGAGAAACCAGGCAGGTTCACTAACCCCGATTTCGCTAGAGTGAGGAAACAGCtgaaagaaacagaagaagccATCCTTCAGCTTGCGAACACAAACGAGATTCTTTCCAAGGAAATTGAGGAGACAGGAGACGCCAGAGATATCTACAGAAAGGTGGTTATGGAGAAGTCAAGAGTTGGTTCCGAGAAGATAGAGCAGATGCAGCAAGAAATGCACAACATTGAGCGAACAGTGCTGAAGCTTGAAGACGGAGCAGCCAAAAGTAAAGGAAAGACAAAGTTCTCAGAGAGTAGGACAGTGATACTCTTGAGAGACATTATCCACAAGGGTGGGAAAAGGACTgcaagaaagaagaaaaaccgTTTCTGTGGATGCATGAGATCTTCGGCTAAGGAAGACTAG